A section of the Pochonia chlamydosporia 170 chromosome 2, whole genome shotgun sequence genome encodes:
- a CDS encoding beta-ketoacyl synthase (Cem1) (similar to Neosartorya fischeri NRRL 181 XP_001260198.1), with translation MRRVVVTGLGAVTPLGVGIRQTWNRLLAGESGIVSVASRQPLARWKELTSTVAGVVPTGDQEGQWRSADWLSASDRRRMSTFTQYAIAASDMALKDAGWDATKLEDLEATGVCLGSGIGNLDEIYDTSLAHHADGYKKVSPLFVPKILINLAAGHIAMKYGFQGPNHAATTACTTGAHSIGDASRFIAMGDADVMVAGGSEACLHPLTFAGFGRARSLATAYNDNPPGSCRPFDADRNGFVVAEGAAVCILEELEHAKARGARIYAEVRGYGCSGDAYHMTAPREDGQGAFLSMKRALKNAGLKPSDVDYINAHATSTQVGDIAEAAAIRRIMLGEEGVATESQVTVSSTKGAIGHLLGAAGAIEALFAILSIHEGVVPATRNLHKPDVGINFNFVPLTAQEKKVQVAMSNSFGFGGTNSSLVFSKV, from the exons ATGCGCCGCGTGGTAGTAACAGGTCTTGGCGCCGTCACTCCCCTCGGGGTAGGCATTCGGCAGACCTGGAACCGATTGCTCGCTGGCGAATCCGGCATTGTCAGTGTTGCTTCGCGACAACCGCTTGCAAGATGGAAGGAATTGACAAGTACCGTTGCCGGCGTCGTCCCAACGGGagatcaagaaggccaaTGGAGGTCAGCAGACTGGCTCAGCGCTTCGGACCGGAGGCGAATGTCTACATTCACGCAATATGCCATCGCGGCGAGTGATATGGCGCTAAAGGATGCAGGATGGGACGCAACCAAGTTGGAAGATCTAGAGGCTACTGGTGTCTGCTTGGGAAGCGGCATCGGCAATTTGGACGAGATATACGATACCAGCCTGGCGCACCACGCTGAT GGTTACAAGAAGGTTTCGCCTCTCTTTGTTCCAAAGATCCTAAtcaacctggctgctggcCACATCGCCATGAAGTACGGGTTCCAGGGACCAAACCACGCCGCCACTACGGCTTGCACAACTGGCGCACATTCAATAGGCGATGCCTCAAGATTCATCGCCATGGGAGATGCAGACGTCATGGTAGCTGGCGGCTCCGAGGCATGTCTTCACCCCCTGACATTTGCCGGCTTTGGCAGAGCAAGGTCGTTGGCCACGGCCTACAATGACAACCCACCCGGCAGCTGTCGACCTTTTGACGCAGACCGAAATGGCTTTGTCGttgctgaaggagctgcCGTTTGTATCctggaagagttggagcATGCTAAAGCCAGAGGGGCTCGAATATACGCAGAAGTCAGGGGTTACGGGTGTAGCGGGGATGCATATCATATGACGGCACCTCGAGAAGATGGCCAAGGAGCGTTTCTGTCCATGAAGCGCGCGTTGAAGAATGCCGGGTTGAAACCATCTGACGTTGACTACATAAATGCCCACGCAACCAGTACACAAGTGGGAGACATAGCAGAAGCGGCGGCCATTCGAAGGATCATGCTGGGCGAAGAGGGAGTAGCGACTGAGTCACAGGTCACGGTGAGCAGCACCAAAGGAGCAATTGGGCACTTATTgggtgctgctggagcaATTGAGGCTCTTTTTGCAATTCTTTCCATTCACGAG GGCGTTGTTCCAGCTACACGAAACCTACACAAGCCCGACGtcggcatcaacttcaactttgtcCCTTTAACGGCTCAAGAGAAGAAAGTCCAAGTGGCAATGAGCAATAGCTTTGGATTTGGCGGGACGAACAGTAGCTTGGTGTTCTCAAAGGTGTAA
- a CDS encoding small oligopeptide transporter, OPT family (similar to Neosartorya fischeri NRRL 181 XP_001260988.1) has product MGAEDGLRRQSAESSGFDVGEGPSSRHSFSNQRSASIEGLKEHMFNWNEDHHDVDDDQTSERELLMDPVFPDDEDGEVIEMGARGARKRHEEDDSPYPEVRAAVRNYDEDVPCNTVRAWVIGLSLVGVGASMNTLFSLRQPSISIGPLVAQIIAWPIGHAWARFMPERNFTVFGSTWTLNPGPFNIKEHSIIGVMASVSFSVAYSTDIILAQRIFYKQDFGIFFQLLLTISTQSLGYGIAGTMRKFLVYPASMIWPANLVAVTMMNAMYDKNEVRDPSVLGGSMPRYRWFFLVTVVAFIYYFIPGFLAQCLSVFAFATWLAPQNPVVNQLFGGTTGLSLLPITFDWTQISGWVGSPLIPPWYAIANTLIGVVVFYVIGCSALHFSGAWYAEFLPMSDPNTYDNTGAPYNTSRVLNKDYTLDAEAYEKYSPLFISTTFAMSYGLSFAAISSLVVYTYLHNGKQIWKQYQNSSSEKPDIHMKLMKKYKEAPDWWYMGLFVVMLAMGLFTVLAYPTKLAWWAFLLAVAISFGFSLPIGIIEAVTNNRIGLNVLTEFIFGYIQPGRPLALMIFKTFGYITMSQALSFVSDLKFGHYMKIPPRTMFLAQVVATTISCFIQITVLNLALVHIPDVCDQHQRDHFTCPGGRVFFAASVIWGLIGPDRMFSPGRIYSSLFLFFILGAILPILIYFGAKRYPKSPLQYLMAPLIFGGAGAIPPATPLNYFSWGIVGFIFQYWIKKRHFGWWGRLNFLTSCGLDLGLALSTLFIFFAFSMHGIEPPKWWGNEVVGSTMDAQGTAVQGRVASGQMFGPKSW; this is encoded by the exons ATGGGTGCCGAAGATGGCCTGCGGCGGCAAAGCGCTGAATCCAGCGGGTTCgatgttggagaaggacCAAGCTCAAGGCATTCGTTTTCAAATCAGCGCTCCGCATCCATAGAAGGGTTAAAAGAGCACATGTTTAACTGGAACGAGGATCACCATGATGTCGATGACGACCAAACATCTGAGCGTGAGCTCCTGATGGACCCGGTTTTCccggatgatgaggacggcgAGGTCATTGAGATGGGGGCCCGAGGTGCGAGGAAGAGACACGAGGAAGATGACTCTCCGTACCCCGAGGTTCGAGCAGCTGTGCGAAACTATGACGAGGACGTGCCTTGTAACACTGTCAGGGCTTGGGTCATCGGCCTGAGTCTAGTCGGGGTTGGGGCCTCTATGAACACGCTCTTTTCCTTACGGCAGCCATCAATCTCGATTGGTCCTCTTGTGGCGCAGATTATTGCATGGCCAATAGGTCATGCATGGGCTCGATTTATGCCTGAGAGAAATTTCACAGTTTTTGGTTCTACATGGACGTTAAACCCGGGTCCTTTCAATATCAAAGAACACTCCATCATTGGGGTCATGGCTAGCGTGTCATTTTCGGTAGCATATTCGACTGATATTATCCTTGCGCAGCGCATCTTTTATAAGCAGGATTTTGGAATCTTCTTTCAGCTTCTACTCACCATCTCAACCCAATCCCTGGGGTACGGGATCGCTGGTACAATGCGAAAATTTTTGG TTTATCCTGCCTCCATGATATGGCCGGCGAATCTCGTGGCCGTAACAATGATGAACGCCATGTATGACAAGAATGAAGTGCGAGACCCCTCCGTCTTGGGTGGTAGCATGCCCAGATACCGATGGTTCTTTCTCGTCACTGTCGTCGCGTTTATATACTACTTTATCCCTGGGTTTCTGGCCCAATGCTTGAGCGTGTTCGCGTTTGCCACCTGGCTCGCGCCTCAGAATCCTGTCGTCAACCAACTATTTGGTGGTACGACGGGATTATCTCTGCTTCCCATCACATTTGACTGGACCCAAATCTCCGGCTGGGTTGGATCACCGCTCATCCCACCTTG GTATGCAATCGCAAATACCTTGATCGGTGTGGTTGTCTTTTATGTCATTGGATGTTCTGCGCTTCATTTCTCAGGGGCATGGTACGCCGAGTTTCTACCCATGAGCGACCCAAATACATACGACAACACTGGTGCTCCCTACAACACGTCTCGAGTCCTCAACAAGGACTACACTCTGGATGCAGAAGCGTATGAGAAGTACTCGCCACTATTTATCAG CACCACATTTGCCATGTCCTATGGTCTGTCTTTTGCTGCCATTTCGTCTCTAGTTGTATATACATATCTCCACAACGGCAAGCAAATCTGGAAACAGTACCAGAACAGCTCCAGCGAGAAGCCGGACATTCATATGAaattgatgaagaagtaCAAGGAGGCCCCAGACTGGTGGTACATGGGCCTTTTTGTTGTG ATGCTTGCCATGGGCTTGTTCACCGTATTGGCGTATCCTACCAAACTCGCATGGTGGGCATTTCTTCTCGCTGTGGCCATATCCTTTGGGTTTTCGTTACCAATTGGCATTATCGAAGCAGTCACAAATAATCGCATTGGTCTGAATGTCCTTACTGAATTTATTTTTGGATATATCCAGCCAGGACGACCACTGGCACTAATGAT TTTCAAAACATTTGGCTACATCACCAT GTCTCAAGCGCTCAGCTTCGTCTCCGACCTCAAATTCGGGCATTACATGAAGATTCCACCACGAACCATGTTCTTAGCACAAGTTGTCGCCACCACAATCTCATGCTTTATCCAAATCACCGTCCTCAATCTCGCACTCGTCCACATCCCTGATGTCTGtgaccaacaccaacgagACCACTTTACCTGTCCCGGCGGCAGAGTCTTCTTTGCAG CCTCCGTAATTTGGGGCCTCATCGGTCCAGACCGCATGTTCTCCCCTGGCCGCATCTACTCGTCACTattcctcttcttcatcctcggcgccatcctccccatcctcatTTACTTCGGCGCCAAGCGGTATCCCAAATCTCCGCTGCAATATCTTATGGCGCCACTTATATTCGGCGGCGCAGGTGCAATCCCGCCTGCCACGCCTCTAAATTACTTCTCCTGGGGCATCGTGGGCTTCATATTTCAGTACTGGATCAAGAAGAGACACTTTGGGTGGTGGGGGCGTCTGAATTTCCTGACCTCGTGCGGTCTGGACTTGGGACTGGCACTGAGTACGCtgttcatcttctttgcgtTTAGTATGCACGGGATAGAGCCGCCCAAGTGGTGGGGGAATGAGGTCGTAGGGTCGACGATGGATGCGCAGGGGACGGCGGTGCAGGGTCGTGTTGCGAGTGGGCAGATGTTTGGGCCGAAgagttggtga
- a CDS encoding ubiquinol-cytochrome C chaperone (similar to Metarhizium robertsii ARSEF 23 XP_007822190.2) → MACESCRLQTRTLLRAAMRTSSRAAPTRTLNFLRPTSSSSAVPTRFFSTSPQRRILGIGSSLGESYRVLGASEKLYKLCAQPADYHITEEARNNDQVVRLEDGEELGTPIDPDNVWHKTFGLQPSFSTWSHVTMLHLYLLQARVRCFERDTFRNWQQQLVDHFFFDCEKKMHLDHSITSSALRQRYLKDIFVQWRGLLLAYDEGLIKGDAILASAVWRNLFKGAPEVDPRALCAIVGWMRSSLASLEAASDVDFPQRAGDILGKPVDVFWRRLEEPFKKAFEGEVANEKA, encoded by the exons ATGGCCTGCGAATCGTGCAGATTACAAACCCGGACGCTCCTACGCGCAGCAATGCGCACGTCCTCCAGAGCCGCCCCTACGAGGACCCTGAACTTTCTACGACCGACAAGCTCATCGTCCGCCGTACCGACACGATTCTTCAGCACCAGCCCGCAAAGACGAATCCTAGGCATAGGCTCCTCACTAGGAGAATCATACCGCGTACTAGGCGCCTCCGAGAAGCTGTACAAGCTGTGCGCCCAACCCGCAGACTATCACATCACCGAAGAGGCGCGCAACAACGACCAAGTCGTGCGGTTAGAAGACGGCGAAGAACTAGGAACACCCATAGACCCCGACAATGTCTGGCACAAGA CATTCGGCCTGCAACCCAGCTTCAGCACCTGGTCCCACGTAACCATGCTGCATCTCTACCTCCTCCAAGCACGGGTCCGATGCTTCGAGCGCGACACCTTCCGCAActggcagcaacagctcgTCGAccacttcttcttcgactgCGAAAAGAAGATGCACCTCGACCACAGCATCACGTCCAGCGCCCTCCGCCAGCGGTACCTGAAGGATATTTTTGTCCAGTGGCGGGGGCTGCTGCTCGCGTATGACGAGGGCCTCATCAAGGGTGATGCGATTCTTGCGAGTGCAGTTTGGAGAAACTTGTTCAAGGGGGCGCCGGAGGTTGATCCGCGGGCGTTGTGCGCAATCGTCGGGTGGATGAGGTCGAGTTTGGCGtcgttggaggcggcgagtGATGTGGATTTTCCGCAGAGGGCGGGCGATATCTTGGGGAAGCCGGTGGATGTGTTTTGGAGGAGGTTGGAGGAGCCGTTTAAGAAGGCTTTTGAGGGGGAGGTTGCGAATGAGAAGGCGTAG